From the Homo sapiens chromosome 1, GRCh38.p14 Primary Assembly genome, one window contains:
- the PGBD2 gene encoding piggyBac transposable element-derived protein 2 isoform X4, which yields MASTSRDVIAGRGIHSKVKSAKLLEVLNAMEEEESNNNREEIFIAPPDNAAGEFTDEDSGDEDSQRGAHLPGSVLHASVLCEDSGTGEDNDDLELQPAKKRQKAVVKPQRIWTKRDIRPDFGSWTASDPHIEDLKSQELSPVGLFELFFDEGTINFIVNETNRYAWQKNVNLSLTAQELKCVLGILILSGYISYPRRRMFWETSPDSHHHLVADAIRRDRFELIFSYLHFADNNELDASDRFAKVRPLIIRMNCNFQKHAPLEEFYSFGESMCLVL from the exons ATGGCTTCAACATCCAG AGATGTCATTGCTGGGAGAGGTATCCACTCAAAGGTGAAGTCTGCAAAGCTGCTTGAGGTTCTGAATGCTATGGAGGAGGAAGAGTCCAACAACAACAGGGAAGAGATTTTCATTGCACCTCCCGACAATGCTGCGGGGGAATTCACTGATGAGGACTCAGGGGATGAAGACAGCCAGCGAGGTGCTCACCTACCTGGCAGTGTGCTGCATGCTTCAGTCCTGTGTGAGGACTCTGGCACCGGGGAGGATAATGACGACCTGGAGCTGCAGCCAGCCAAGAAGAGGCAGAAAGCAGTTGTGAAACCTCAGCGCATTTGGACCAAAAGAGATATTCGTCCAGACTTTGGCAGTTGGACTGCATCAGATCCTCATATTGAGGATCTGAAAAGCCAAGAGCTGAGTCCCGTGGGcctttttgagttgttttttgaTGAAGGAACAATTAATTTCATTGTTAATGAAACCAATCGTTATGCTTGGCAGAAAAATGTCAATTTGAGTCTTACGGCTCAGGAATTGAAGTGTGTTTTGGGCATTTTGATTTTAAGTGGGTACATCTCTTATCCAAGGAGAAGGATGTTCTGGGAAACCTCTCCCGATTCACATCATCATCTTGTGGCTGATGCAATTAGAAGGGACAGATTTGAACTAATCTTCTCATACTTACATTTTGCAGATAACAACGAACTTGATGCAAGTGATAGGTTTGCCAAGGTCAGACCTCTCATCATCCGGATGAACTGCAATTTCCAGAAGCATGCACCCTTGGAAGAGTTCTACAGCTTTGGCGAGTCTATGT GTCTTGTTTTATAA
- the PGBD2 gene encoding piggyBac transposable element-derived protein 2 isoform X5, whose amino-acid sequence MASTSRDVIAGRGIHSKVKSAKLLEVLNAMEEEESNNNREEIFIAPPDNAAGEFTDEDSGDEDSQRGAHLPGSVLHASVLCEDSGTGEDNDDLELQPAKKRQKAVVKPQRIWTKRDIRPDFGSWTASDPHIEDLKSQELSPVGLFELFFDEGTINFIVNETNRYAWQKNVNLSLTAQELKCVLGILILSGYISYPRRRMFWETSPDSHHHLVADAIRRDRFELIFSYLHFADNNELDASDRFAKVRPLIIRMNCNFQKHAPLEEFYSFGESM is encoded by the exons ATGGCTTCAACATCCAG AGATGTCATTGCTGGGAGAGGTATCCACTCAAAGGTGAAGTCTGCAAAGCTGCTTGAGGTTCTGAATGCTATGGAGGAGGAAGAGTCCAACAACAACAGGGAAGAGATTTTCATTGCACCTCCCGACAATGCTGCGGGGGAATTCACTGATGAGGACTCAGGGGATGAAGACAGCCAGCGAGGTGCTCACCTACCTGGCAGTGTGCTGCATGCTTCAGTCCTGTGTGAGGACTCTGGCACCGGGGAGGATAATGACGACCTGGAGCTGCAGCCAGCCAAGAAGAGGCAGAAAGCAGTTGTGAAACCTCAGCGCATTTGGACCAAAAGAGATATTCGTCCAGACTTTGGCAGTTGGACTGCATCAGATCCTCATATTGAGGATCTGAAAAGCCAAGAGCTGAGTCCCGTGGGcctttttgagttgttttttgaTGAAGGAACAATTAATTTCATTGTTAATGAAACCAATCGTTATGCTTGGCAGAAAAATGTCAATTTGAGTCTTACGGCTCAGGAATTGAAGTGTGTTTTGGGCATTTTGATTTTAAGTGGGTACATCTCTTATCCAAGGAGAAGGATGTTCTGGGAAACCTCTCCCGATTCACATCATCATCTTGTGGCTGATGCAATTAGAAGGGACAGATTTGAACTAATCTTCTCATACTTACATTTTGCAGATAACAACGAACTTGATGCAAGTGATAGGTTTGCCAAGGTCAGACCTCTCATCATCCGGATGAACTGCAATTTCCAGAAGCATGCACCCTTGGAAGAGTTCTACAGCTTTGGCGAGTCTATGT ga
- the PGBD2 gene encoding piggyBac transposable element-derived protein 2 isoform X1, translated as MASTSRDVIAGRGIHSKVKSAKLLEVLNAMEEEESNNNREEIFIAPPDNAAGEFTDEDSGDEDSQRGAHLPGSVLHASVLCEDSGTGEDNDDLELQPAKKRQKAVVKPQRIWTKRDIRPDFGSWTASDPHIEDLKSQELSPVGLFELFFDEGTINFIVNETNRYAWQKNVNLSLTAQELKCVLGILILSGYISYPRRRMFWETSPDSHHHLVADAIRRDRFELIFSYLHFADNNELDASDRFAKVRPLIIRMNCNFQKHAPLEEFYSFGESMCEYFGHRGSKQLHRGKPVRLGYKIWCGTTSRGYLVWFEPSQGTLFTKPDRSLDLGGSMVIKFVDALQERGFLPYHIFFDKVFTSVKLMSILRKKGVKATGTVREYRTERCPLKDPKELKKMKRGSFDYKVDESEEIIVCRWHDSSVVNICSNAVGIEPVRLTSRHSGAAKTRTQVHQPSLVKLYQEKVGGVGRMDQNIAKYKVKIRGMKWYSSFIGYVIDAALNNAWQLHRICCQDAQVDLLAFRRYIACVYLESNADTTSQGRRSRRLETESRFDMIGHWIIHQDKRTRCALCHSQTNTRCEKCQKGVHAKCFREYHIR; from the exons ATGGCTTCAACATCCAG AGATGTCATTGCTGGGAGAGGTATCCACTCAAAGGTGAAGTCTGCAAAGCTGCTTGAGGTTCTGAATGCTATGGAGGAGGAAGAGTCCAACAACAACAGGGAAGAGATTTTCATTGCACCTCCCGACAATGCTGCGGGGGAATTCACTGATGAGGACTCAGGGGATGAAGACAGCCAGCGAGGTGCTCACCTACCTGGCAGTGTGCTGCATGCTTCAGTCCTGTGTGAGGACTCTGGCACCGGGGAGGATAATGACGACCTGGAGCTGCAGCCAGCCAAGAAGAGGCAGAAAGCAGTTGTGAAACCTCAGCGCATTTGGACCAAAAGAGATATTCGTCCAGACTTTGGCAGTTGGACTGCATCAGATCCTCATATTGAGGATCTGAAAAGCCAAGAGCTGAGTCCCGTGGGcctttttgagttgttttttgaTGAAGGAACAATTAATTTCATTGTTAATGAAACCAATCGTTATGCTTGGCAGAAAAATGTCAATTTGAGTCTTACGGCTCAGGAATTGAAGTGTGTTTTGGGCATTTTGATTTTAAGTGGGTACATCTCTTATCCAAGGAGAAGGATGTTCTGGGAAACCTCTCCCGATTCACATCATCATCTTGTGGCTGATGCAATTAGAAGGGACAGATTTGAACTAATCTTCTCATACTTACATTTTGCAGATAACAACGAACTTGATGCAAGTGATAGGTTTGCCAAGGTCAGACCTCTCATCATCCGGATGAACTGCAATTTCCAGAAGCATGCACCCTTGGAAGAGTTCTACAGCTTTGGCGAGTCTATGTGTGAGTACTTTGGGCACCGGGGGTCCAAGCAGCTGCACAGGGGGAAGCCTGTGCGACTTGGCTACAAGATTTGGTGTGGGACAACCAGCAGAGGCTACTTGGTGTGGTTTGAGCCCTCACAGGGCACACTGTTTACCAAGCCAGACAGGAGCTTGGATCTAGGAGGCAGTATGGTAATAAAATTTGTGGATGCGCTTCAGGAGCGTGGTTTTCTGCCATATCACATATTTTTTGACAAGGTTTTCACAAGTGTTAAACTGATGTCCATTTTGAGGAAAAAGGGGGTGAAAGCCACAGGAACTGTTCGTGAGTACAGGACTGAGCGATGTCCCCTAAAAGaccccaaagaactgaaaaaaatgaagaggggTTCATTTGATTACAAAGTCGATGAGAGTGAGGAGATCATCGTGTGCCGCTGGCACGATAGCAGCGTGGTCAACATTTGCTCCAATGCTGTGGGCATAGAGCCAGTGAGGCTGACCAGTCGTCACTCTGGAGCAGCTAAAACGCGGACTCAGGTCCACCAGCCATCACTGGTGAAGCTGTATCAGGAGAAGGTGGGTGGCGTTGGTAGGATGGATCAGAATATTGCCAAGTACAAGGTGAAGATCCGAGGCATGAAGTGGTACTCAAGCTTTATTGGCTATGTCATTGATGCTGCCCTCAACAATGCATGGCAGCTGCATAGAATCTGCTGCCAAGATGCCCAGGTGGACCTCCTTGCCTTCCGGAGATACATTGCCTGTGTGTATCTGGAGAGCAATGCTGACACAACATCTCAAGGGAGGCGAAGCAGGCGGTTGGAGACTGAGAGCCGCTTCGATATGATTGGGCACTGGATTATCCATCAGGACAAGAGGACCCGGTGTGCCCTCTGCCACTCACAGACCAACACCCGGTGTGAGAAGTGCCAGAAGGGTGTCCATGCCAAATGCTTCAGGGAGTACCACATCCGGTGA
- the PGBD2 gene encoding piggyBac transposable element-derived protein 2 isoform X2: MGRDVIAGRGIHSKVKSAKLLEVLNAMEEEESNNNREEIFIAPPDNAAGEFTDEDSGDEDSQRGAHLPGSVLHASVLCEDSGTGEDNDDLELQPAKKRQKAVVKPQRIWTKRDIRPDFGSWTASDPHIEDLKSQELSPVGLFELFFDEGTINFIVNETNRYAWQKNVNLSLTAQELKCVLGILILSGYISYPRRRMFWETSPDSHHHLVADAIRRDRFELIFSYLHFADNNELDASDRFAKVRPLIIRMNCNFQKHAPLEEFYSFGESMCEYFGHRGSKQLHRGKPVRLGYKIWCGTTSRGYLVWFEPSQGTLFTKPDRSLDLGGSMVIKFVDALQERGFLPYHIFFDKVFTSVKLMSILRKKGVKATGTVREYRTERCPLKDPKELKKMKRGSFDYKVDESEEIIVCRWHDSSVVNICSNAVGIEPVRLTSRHSGAAKTRTQVHQPSLVKLYQEKVGGVGRMDQNIAKYKVKIRGMKWYSSFIGYVIDAALNNAWQLHRICCQDAQVDLLAFRRYIACVYLESNADTTSQGRRSRRLETESRFDMIGHWIIHQDKRTRCALCHSQTNTRCEKCQKGVHAKCFREYHIR; encoded by the exons ATGGGCAG AGATGTCATTGCTGGGAGAGGTATCCACTCAAAGGTGAAGTCTGCAAAGCTGCTTGAGGTTCTGAATGCTATGGAGGAGGAAGAGTCCAACAACAACAGGGAAGAGATTTTCATTGCACCTCCCGACAATGCTGCGGGGGAATTCACTGATGAGGACTCAGGGGATGAAGACAGCCAGCGAGGTGCTCACCTACCTGGCAGTGTGCTGCATGCTTCAGTCCTGTGTGAGGACTCTGGCACCGGGGAGGATAATGACGACCTGGAGCTGCAGCCAGCCAAGAAGAGGCAGAAAGCAGTTGTGAAACCTCAGCGCATTTGGACCAAAAGAGATATTCGTCCAGACTTTGGCAGTTGGACTGCATCAGATCCTCATATTGAGGATCTGAAAAGCCAAGAGCTGAGTCCCGTGGGcctttttgagttgttttttgaTGAAGGAACAATTAATTTCATTGTTAATGAAACCAATCGTTATGCTTGGCAGAAAAATGTCAATTTGAGTCTTACGGCTCAGGAATTGAAGTGTGTTTTGGGCATTTTGATTTTAAGTGGGTACATCTCTTATCCAAGGAGAAGGATGTTCTGGGAAACCTCTCCCGATTCACATCATCATCTTGTGGCTGATGCAATTAGAAGGGACAGATTTGAACTAATCTTCTCATACTTACATTTTGCAGATAACAACGAACTTGATGCAAGTGATAGGTTTGCCAAGGTCAGACCTCTCATCATCCGGATGAACTGCAATTTCCAGAAGCATGCACCCTTGGAAGAGTTCTACAGCTTTGGCGAGTCTATGTGTGAGTACTTTGGGCACCGGGGGTCCAAGCAGCTGCACAGGGGGAAGCCTGTGCGACTTGGCTACAAGATTTGGTGTGGGACAACCAGCAGAGGCTACTTGGTGTGGTTTGAGCCCTCACAGGGCACACTGTTTACCAAGCCAGACAGGAGCTTGGATCTAGGAGGCAGTATGGTAATAAAATTTGTGGATGCGCTTCAGGAGCGTGGTTTTCTGCCATATCACATATTTTTTGACAAGGTTTTCACAAGTGTTAAACTGATGTCCATTTTGAGGAAAAAGGGGGTGAAAGCCACAGGAACTGTTCGTGAGTACAGGACTGAGCGATGTCCCCTAAAAGaccccaaagaactgaaaaaaatgaagaggggTTCATTTGATTACAAAGTCGATGAGAGTGAGGAGATCATCGTGTGCCGCTGGCACGATAGCAGCGTGGTCAACATTTGCTCCAATGCTGTGGGCATAGAGCCAGTGAGGCTGACCAGTCGTCACTCTGGAGCAGCTAAAACGCGGACTCAGGTCCACCAGCCATCACTGGTGAAGCTGTATCAGGAGAAGGTGGGTGGCGTTGGTAGGATGGATCAGAATATTGCCAAGTACAAGGTGAAGATCCGAGGCATGAAGTGGTACTCAAGCTTTATTGGCTATGTCATTGATGCTGCCCTCAACAATGCATGGCAGCTGCATAGAATCTGCTGCCAAGATGCCCAGGTGGACCTCCTTGCCTTCCGGAGATACATTGCCTGTGTGTATCTGGAGAGCAATGCTGACACAACATCTCAAGGGAGGCGAAGCAGGCGGTTGGAGACTGAGAGCCGCTTCGATATGATTGGGCACTGGATTATCCATCAGGACAAGAGGACCCGGTGTGCCCTCTGCCACTCACAGACCAACACCCGGTGTGAGAAGTGCCAGAAGGGTGTCCATGCCAAATGCTTCAGGGAGTACCACATCCGGTGA
- the PGBD2 gene encoding piggyBac transposable element-derived protein 2 isoform b (isoform b is encoded by transcript variant 2), whose product MNCNFQKHAPLEEFYSFGESMCEYFGHRGSKQLHRGKPVRLGYKIWCGTTSRGYLVWFEPSQGTLFTKPDRSLDLGGSMVIKFVDALQERGFLPYHIFFDKVFTSVKLMSILRKKGVKATGTVREYRTERCPLKDPKELKKMKRGSFDYKVDESEEIIVCRWHDSSVVNICSNAVGIEPVRLTSRHSGAAKTRTQVHQPSLVKLYQEKVGGVGRMDQNIAKYKVKIRGMKWYSSFIGYVIDAALNNAWQLHRICCQDAQVDLLAFRRYIACVYLESNADTTSQGRRSRRLETESRFDMIGHWIIHQDKRTRCALCHSQTNTRCEKCQKGVHAKCFREYHIR is encoded by the coding sequence ATGAACTGCAATTTCCAGAAGCATGCACCCTTGGAAGAGTTCTACAGCTTTGGCGAGTCTATGTGTGAGTACTTTGGGCACCGGGGGTCCAAGCAGCTGCACAGGGGGAAGCCTGTGCGACTTGGCTACAAGATTTGGTGTGGGACAACCAGCAGAGGCTACTTGGTGTGGTTTGAGCCCTCACAGGGCACACTGTTTACCAAGCCAGACAGGAGCTTGGATCTAGGAGGCAGTATGGTAATAAAATTTGTGGATGCGCTTCAGGAGCGTGGTTTTCTGCCATATCACATATTTTTTGACAAGGTTTTCACAAGTGTTAAACTGATGTCCATTTTGAGGAAAAAGGGGGTGAAAGCCACAGGAACTGTTCGTGAGTACAGGACTGAGCGATGTCCCCTAAAAGaccccaaagaactgaaaaaaatgaagaggggTTCATTTGATTACAAAGTCGATGAGAGTGAGGAGATCATCGTGTGCCGCTGGCACGATAGCAGCGTGGTCAACATTTGCTCCAATGCTGTGGGCATAGAGCCAGTGAGGCTGACCAGTCGTCACTCTGGAGCAGCTAAAACGCGGACTCAGGTCCACCAGCCATCACTGGTGAAGCTGTATCAGGAGAAGGTGGGTGGCGTTGGTAGGATGGATCAGAATATTGCCAAGTACAAGGTGAAGATCCGAGGCATGAAGTGGTACTCAAGCTTTATTGGCTATGTCATTGATGCTGCCCTCAACAATGCATGGCAGCTGCATAGAATCTGCTGCCAAGATGCCCAGGTGGACCTCCTTGCCTTCCGGAGATACATTGCCTGTGTGTATCTGGAGAGCAATGCTGACACAACATCTCAAGGGAGGCGAAGCAGGCGGTTGGAGACTGAGAGCCGCTTCGATATGATTGGGCACTGGATTATCCATCAGGACAAGAGGACCCGGTGTGCCCTCTGCCACTCACAGACCAACACCCGGTGTGAGAAGTGCCAGAAGGGTGTCCATGCCAAATGCTTCAGGGAGTACCACATCCGGTGA